A part of Cannabis sativa cultivar Pink pepper isolate KNU-18-1 chromosome 6, ASM2916894v1, whole genome shotgun sequence genomic DNA contains:
- the LOC133039494 gene encoding uncharacterized protein LOC133039494, producing MITTDDSTTYAQMVEKALRAEGAVGCMSESASTPISGGAPTPPASGFSRGSSGSAIDQRKRAPTASGGSSQNKRFRGNQNRGSRPGGNETRFSYPECPSCKRHHRGECKGQGCFHCGMPGHFKRECPQLRPEAPRAPAIPTPARVFAITQADADASPSVVTGKGKAVADGP from the coding sequence atgattaccacagacgacagcaccacctacgctcagatggtggagaaggcactgcgagctgagggcgcagtggggtgcatgtcagagtcagctagtactccgattagtggcggagctcctacccctcctgcatcaggatttagcagggggagtagtggttcggccattgatcagaggaagagggcacccactgcttccggcggctcgagccagaacaagaggttccgggggaaccagaacagagggagtcgtcctggtggtaatgagactcgcttctcctatcccgagtgccctagctgcaagaggcaccatcggggagagtgcaaggggcagggatgctttcattgtggcatgcccgggcacttcaagagggaatgtccccagctccggccagaggcaccgagagctccagcgatacccactccagccagggtattcgccatcacgcaggctgatgcagatgccagcccatcagttgttacag